The following proteins come from a genomic window of Finegoldia magna ATCC 29328:
- a CDS encoding ABC transporter permease — translation MKNKLYLKNWMSSNSVRTFVIVLIMAIVSALLFVSMYFSIGLNNSIDNMKQRLGADMMIVPEKSGKEQETLFVSGKPSEFYMKNDVLDKVQKVEGVKQAAPQLYIATLQESCCSFPVQAIGIDFEKDFTIKPWMKQDVKELKDNEILIGNNVSVVDANTLTFFGKKYTVKSKLMQTGLGFDNAIFMNFDTAKKMLHDAAKVHPEKYIPNSEISSIMIKKEDNADSEQVTVNLMKSLRGTSTMVVMNKNFVDNLSKEMFSLMKYLKILLTFTLIMAIIVLISIFTVDFKDKEKQMATLRILGITKSKLKSIILQYSVVLSIIGAVIGIGLSILTVKLFSGQIEKSLDLAFMSVNAKQILIISAITLLVVVVIALITQIFNVIKISKDELALKLRGN, via the coding sequence ATGAAAAATAAACTTTACCTTAAAAACTGGATGTCATCAAATTCTGTCAGAACTTTCGTAATAGTTTTGATAATGGCAATTGTATCCGCACTTTTGTTTGTCAGCATGTATTTTTCGATTGGACTTAACAATTCAATCGACAATATGAAACAAAGACTTGGTGCAGACATGATGATTGTTCCAGAAAAAAGCGGCAAAGAACAAGAAACATTATTCGTATCAGGTAAACCTTCTGAATTCTATATGAAAAATGATGTACTTGATAAAGTGCAAAAAGTCGAAGGCGTCAAACAAGCAGCACCACAATTGTACATTGCAACTCTTCAAGAATCTTGTTGTTCATTTCCTGTCCAAGCAATAGGAATTGATTTTGAAAAAGACTTCACGATCAAACCCTGGATGAAACAAGATGTAAAAGAATTGAAAGACAATGAGATTTTAATTGGTAATAATGTAAGCGTTGTTGATGCAAATACATTGACTTTTTTCGGCAAAAAATACACTGTCAAATCCAAACTAATGCAAACTGGTCTTGGATTTGATAATGCAATCTTCATGAATTTTGATACGGCGAAGAAAATGTTACATGATGCCGCCAAAGTTCATCCGGAAAAATACATTCCAAATTCTGAAATATCTTCCATCATGATCAAAAAGGAAGATAATGCGGACAGCGAGCAAGTAACAGTAAACCTTATGAAATCACTTAGAGGAACGTCTACAATGGTTGTTATGAACAAAAATTTCGTCGACAACCTATCCAAAGAAATGTTCTCTTTGATGAAATATTTGAAAATATTATTAACTTTTACGTTGATAATGGCAATAATCGTGTTGATTTCGATATTCACAGTTGATTTCAAAGACAAAGAAAAGCAAATGGCGACATTAAGAATACTTGGAATAACAAAGAGCAAACTAAAATCTATAATTCTACAATACTCTGTAGTATTATCTATAATAGGAGCAGTAATCGGAATTGGATTATCCATACTAACAGTCAAGTTGTTCTCCGGACAAATCGAAAAATCTTTGGACTTGGCATTTATGAGCGTAAATGCAAAACAAATTCTAATAATTTCAGCAATAACATTATTAGTTGTTGTAGTGATTGCACTAATCACACAAATATTCAACGTAATCAAAATATCCAAAGACGAATTGGCGCTTAAATTGAGAGGTAATTAA
- a CDS encoding DUF4418 family protein has protein sequence MKKILKILQLVAAIILALIPKVIAKPCMVMPGKMPMKCFHMSNAVTVVAVSIVILLAIAYIIKDEKIEWGINIAVPVLAIDSFLLAKFVIGGCKHAGAACQMKTIPAVSFCSIILAIISIAYLVVLKKSIDEK, from the coding sequence ATGAAAAAAATTTTAAAAATTTTACAATTGGTAGCTGCAATTATTTTAGCATTAATACCAAAAGTCATCGCAAAACCATGCATGGTTATGCCAGGTAAGATGCCTATGAAATGCTTCCACATGTCAAATGCAGTTACAGTTGTTGCTGTAAGTATCGTTATTTTATTAGCCATAGCATACATTATTAAAGACGAAAAAATCGAATGGGGAATTAATATTGCAGTTCCTGTATTAGCTATCGATTCATTTCTATTAGCAAAATTTGTAATAGGTGGTTGTAAACACGCAGGTGCCGCTTGTCAAATGAAGACAATTCCAGCAGTTTCATTCTGCTCTATTATACTTGCTATAATTTCTATAGCATACCTTGTTGTATTGAAGAAGAGTATCGATGAAAAATAA
- a CDS encoding selenium metabolism-associated LysR family transcriptional regulator, whose protein sequence is MDLKQLETFITVVEWDSFSEAAKRLYLTQPTISTHIKQIENELNTELLKRTTKKLELTPEGREFYNYAKSISRIMESMQDSFSKKSLTTFNIGASSVPATYILPSLLSKYHKSHIKTLVNIIQSDSLTTIDGVINGSINIGIVGMTTMDKELTFEKVLSDKLVIVTPYNDYYNALKKNNVKISSILKEPIIFREQGSGTLKESMKMIDALGISKNSLNLIGTANSTETLKQCIRSGMGISIMSKLSVEEEVANNQLISFKIDDFESVRHFYLVYRSNTLLSEPVIDFVKFAKKYLEENF, encoded by the coding sequence ATGGATTTAAAACAATTAGAAACATTCATCACGGTTGTGGAATGGGATAGTTTTTCTGAGGCAGCTAAAAGGCTATATCTTACACAACCTACGATTAGTACTCATATAAAACAAATTGAAAACGAATTGAATACAGAATTGTTGAAAAGAACAACGAAAAAGTTGGAGCTTACACCAGAAGGCAGAGAATTTTATAATTATGCTAAGTCGATTTCTAGAATTATGGAAAGTATGCAGGATTCTTTTTCAAAAAAAAGCCTTACTACTTTTAATATCGGAGCAAGTTCTGTTCCTGCAACCTATATTCTACCCTCTCTTTTATCAAAATATCACAAATCTCACATTAAAACTTTGGTGAATATAATTCAATCAGATAGTTTAACTACGATTGATGGCGTTATAAATGGTTCTATAAATATTGGAATTGTCGGCATGACTACTATGGATAAGGAGCTTACTTTCGAAAAAGTTCTCAGTGATAAGCTTGTAATTGTCACGCCTTATAACGATTATTACAATGCATTGAAGAAAAACAACGTGAAGATTAGTTCTATTTTAAAAGAGCCGATAATTTTTCGTGAACAAGGTTCTGGTACATTAAAAGAATCTATGAAAATGATTGATGCTTTGGGTATTAGCAAGAATTCTCTGAATTTAATAGGAACTGCAAATAGCACCGAAACTTTGAAGCAATGCATAAGAAGTGGAATGGGAATATCAATTATGAGTAAGCTTTCTGTAGAAGAGGAAGTCGCAAATAATCAATTGATTTCTTTCAAGATCGACGATTTTGAATCGGTACGTCACTTTTATCTTGTGTATCGTTCCAACACATTATTGTCAGAACCTGTAATAGATTTTGTAAAGTTTGCAAAAAAATACTTAGAAGAAAATTTTTAG
- a CDS encoding TVP38/TMEM64 family protein: protein MEKFKKIFMIVLLVLLTVGLMVFVPYDSIRNLVQKSGPWGAVVYILLFTILPIGFFPVPALALIGGVSFGLVKGSIYTVVGASMNCLLMFELSRKIGHDYVVKMINEKFSEKNRDRILNAPDSKLFTLLFICRLIPIIPYNLINYGFGLTNISLSKYMFASVLGIIPGTLVYLNLGDKVLNVGSKEFYQAIILVVGLTVVSLIFAKIIDKKDKEKQKDLK from the coding sequence ATGGAAAAATTTAAAAAAATATTTATGATAGTCCTTTTAGTTTTGTTAACTGTGGGACTAATGGTATTCGTTCCGTACGATTCGATTAGAAATTTGGTACAAAAATCTGGCCCATGGGGAGCAGTTGTGTATATTTTATTGTTCACGATTCTTCCGATAGGATTCTTTCCAGTTCCAGCGTTGGCATTAATCGGTGGAGTAAGCTTTGGGCTTGTAAAAGGAAGCATTTATACAGTTGTTGGAGCTTCGATGAACTGCTTGTTGATGTTCGAACTTTCACGAAAAATCGGACATGATTATGTAGTCAAGATGATTAATGAAAAATTCTCCGAAAAAAACAGAGACAGAATACTGAACGCTCCTGATTCAAAATTATTCACGCTGTTGTTTATTTGTAGATTGATTCCGATTATTCCATATAATCTTATAAATTACGGATTCGGTTTGACAAATATAAGCCTATCCAAATACATGTTTGCATCAGTTCTTGGAATAATTCCCGGAACACTTGTATATTTGAATTTGGGGGATAAAGTGTTAAATGTAGGATCCAAGGAATTCTACCAAGCGATTATTTTGGTAGTGGGACTTACTGTTGTGAGCCTGATATTTGCAAAAATAATCGACAAAAAAGACAAGGAAAAACAAAAAGATTTGAAGTAA
- the purB gene encoding adenylosuccinate lyase codes for MNNDIYQSPLNTRYASHEMSHNFSSQVKFETFRRLWLALAKSEKELGLNITDEQIKELQSHISDIDFDKAAEYEKILRHDVMAHVKTYGEVCPNAAGIIHLGATSCYVTDNTDIIVMRNALEIVEKKLAILIKHLSDFAIKYKDLPTLGYTHYQPAQLVTVGKRATLWIQDFLIDLEEVIYRKENLKLRGVKGTTGTQASFLKLFDNDHAKVKELEKKIVKEMGFESAVSVSGQTYTRKIDYHVLQVLSSIAQSAHKMTNDIRLLQNRKELEEPFEKTQIGSSAMAYKRNPMRCERISSLAKYVMSLVQNPQFVASTQWLERTLDDSANKRMSVPESFMAVDSILEIAINVTDGLVVYENQIKSHVNEELPFMATENILMEAVKRGGDRQELHEKIREYSMVAGRRVKEEGLDNNLLELLEKDEAFNLNKDDLNSLLDGKLYIGRCPEQVVEFIEEDVKPIISKYDTEYSVDLKV; via the coding sequence ATGAACAACGATATTTACCAAAGTCCATTAAATACGAGATATGCAAGCCACGAAATGAGCCACAATTTCAGTTCACAAGTAAAATTTGAAACTTTCAGAAGATTGTGGTTGGCATTGGCGAAATCCGAAAAAGAATTGGGACTTAATATTACAGACGAACAAATAAAAGAATTGCAATCACACATTTCAGACATTGATTTCGACAAGGCAGCTGAATACGAAAAAATTCTTCGCCACGATGTAATGGCTCACGTAAAAACATACGGCGAAGTGTGTCCAAATGCAGCTGGAATTATCCATTTGGGAGCGACAAGCTGCTATGTAACAGATAACACTGACATTATCGTGATGAGAAACGCACTTGAAATCGTAGAGAAAAAACTTGCGATTTTGATTAAACACTTGTCTGATTTTGCAATTAAATACAAAGATTTGCCAACACTTGGCTACACTCACTACCAACCAGCACAATTAGTAACGGTTGGAAAGCGTGCTACTTTGTGGATTCAAGATTTTCTAATAGATTTGGAAGAAGTCATCTACAGAAAAGAAAATTTGAAATTGAGAGGAGTAAAGGGAACGACTGGAACTCAAGCGTCATTTTTGAAACTTTTCGACAATGACCACGCCAAAGTAAAAGAATTGGAAAAGAAAATCGTAAAAGAAATGGGATTTGAAAGTGCAGTTAGCGTGAGTGGACAAACATACACTAGAAAAATCGACTACCACGTGCTTCAAGTTCTATCCTCAATTGCACAATCAGCTCACAAAATGACAAATGACATCAGACTTTTGCAAAACAGAAAAGAATTGGAAGAACCATTTGAAAAAACACAAATAGGTTCATCAGCGATGGCTTACAAGAGAAATCCAATGAGATGCGAAAGAATTTCATCACTTGCAAAATATGTGATGAGTTTAGTTCAAAATCCACAATTTGTGGCTAGCACTCAATGGCTTGAAAGAACATTGGACGATTCCGCAAATAAGAGAATGAGCGTTCCAGAAAGCTTCATGGCAGTGGATAGTATCTTGGAAATTGCAATCAACGTTACCGATGGACTTGTTGTTTACGAAAACCAAATCAAATCTCACGTTAATGAAGAATTGCCATTTATGGCGACTGAAAATATATTGATGGAAGCTGTAAAACGTGGGGGCGACAGACAGGAACTTCACGAAAAAATCAGAGAATATTCTATGGTTGCAGGTAGACGAGTAAAAGAAGAAGGACTAGACAACAATTTATTAGAATTATTGGAAAAAGACGAAGCCTTTAATTTAAACAAAGACGATTTGAATTCACTTTTAGATGGCAAACTTTATATTGGAAGATGCCCAGAGCAAGTGGTAGAATTCATCGAAGAAGACGTCAAACCAATTATTTCAAAATACGATACAGAATACTCTGTTGATTTGAAAGTTTAG
- a CDS encoding phosphoribosylformylglycinamidine synthase has translation MKILVVGSGGREFALGRKIKSFDESRKIFFAPGNAGTESIGENVDIQADDLNGLLEFAKINNIDYTVVGPENPLCDGISDLFEQNGLKIFGPVKEAAEFENSKSFTKKFLGKYDIKTAKYLESKDFDESYDFANKLLEENGKVVVKRDGLAAGKGVYIVDNSDDLEKILKDVLEKDNMVVIEQFLDGFEMSLLCFTDSKTILPLPTAKDHKKIFERETGANTGGMGTYAPNVEAEVFVDKIKNSVLDKILTGLKEENIDFRGLLFIGFMITDDGIYVLEFNARFGDPETQVVLELIDNDLLDIMMKTSEGKLSDVDLKINDNKALCIVLSAGGYPESYDKNDEITISDMDSYVFHAGTKKVDGKIVTNGGRVLNIVNSKKNFDGVIKACYEDIEKVDFKNMYHRTDIGPRVKRVYVRKKDEYDYESKEKKKQIENLLGIDLDKFVIYKRYDLEISDDNLKKIVDTVLSEKSVDDVFYGEDALKLQADMKNAIAVEYLPGQFDQRKQGVLDTISLILDEDVDCKTSTVYEIEGASKQDLAKIEKYLVNPVDSHKVNLLGIPTTLKQENPKNLENETYTNFRNMKDDELQKFVDDHSLAMNDEDLKCIRDYFKSEDRDPNETEIKILDTYWSDHCRHTTFNTFLDIEFNAKTKLDEAIHNSFEEYLKVREELKIEKPINLMSFGTILSKYMRSKNEFDDLEISSEINACSVKIKVRVEVNGVDETRDYLLMFKNETHNHPTEIEPFGGASTCLGGAIRDPLSGRAFVYQAMRITGAGNPLTSLEDTMDGKLPQIKITQEAAKGYSSYGNQIGLATGFVDEIYHDGYVAKRLECGAVMAAAPIENVKRIEPEKGDIVILLGGRTGRDGIGGATGSSKSHKVTSIKTESAQVQKGNAPEERKIQRLFRIPELASLIKKCNDFGAGGVSVAIGELHDGVDIYLDRVPLKYKGLKPFEIAISESQERMACVIAKKDLEEFVKYADAENIETTVVADITDTNRMRMFYDEDLIADISYDFINTNGSDRNAEVEVVSEDVPEILTEKCSDANKFYEKVKQLNITSKRDLIEMFDSTIGRNTVINPMGGKLQLNPSQAMVAKIPTMDGIMKTVSMMSYGFDADLSVQSQYLGGYYAVVESISKLIALGSDKNLIRLTFQEYYEKMLDKKIWSKPLKALLGAFTVSKYFKAMPIGGKDSMSGNFEDITVPPTMISFAVTHEDVDNIITNDLKGKGKIGLVRTPYEEDGTLNLEKLEENFDFITEQIRNKNIISAIALDKKGLLANIFEQSVGNTGFNIKFDNLYNPMYGSFVVEYIDDDENIEHIGEFSDEIIVNDVKLDSEKLLEGYTQVLNKVFTPKEKIEYKPIENKKIEQRRMKSKKPTDTPHVVILAAPGTNCEWDTLNAFKENGADGEIVLFKNRNQEDILNSIDVLAEKIRKAQIFAIPGGFSLGDEPDGSAKFLANILRNEKISSAIDYLLNENDGLVIGICNGFQALVKTGLLPYGKVTSPQEDDPNLTFNTNRRHIATFVDTLCLTNNSPWTNGIDLNKTYRMPISHGEGRFVIKEDKLQELLDNEQVFSAYKISPNGSDYNIEGILSRDGKILGRMCHTERIADDLYKNIYDIDKQNIFRNAVEYFKEK, from the coding sequence ATGAAAATTTTAGTTGTAGGTTCAGGTGGAAGAGAGTTTGCACTTGGACGTAAAATAAAATCTTTTGATGAAAGTAGGAAAATTTTCTTCGCTCCAGGAAATGCTGGAACAGAAAGTATCGGTGAAAACGTAGATATTCAAGCAGACGATTTAAATGGCCTTCTTGAATTTGCAAAGATTAATAATATTGACTATACAGTTGTAGGCCCTGAAAATCCATTATGTGATGGGATTTCAGATTTATTCGAACAAAATGGTCTCAAAATATTTGGACCTGTAAAAGAAGCTGCTGAATTTGAAAATTCAAAATCATTTACGAAAAAATTCTTGGGAAAATACGACATCAAAACAGCGAAGTATTTGGAAAGCAAAGATTTTGATGAATCTTATGATTTTGCAAATAAATTGTTGGAAGAAAATGGCAAAGTTGTCGTTAAAAGAGACGGACTTGCAGCTGGAAAAGGTGTCTACATTGTAGATAATTCTGATGATTTGGAGAAAATCTTAAAAGATGTACTAGAAAAAGACAACATGGTTGTCATCGAACAATTCCTCGACGGATTTGAGATGAGTTTGTTGTGCTTTACAGATTCGAAGACGATTCTTCCACTTCCAACTGCGAAGGATCACAAGAAAATTTTCGAAAGAGAAACGGGTGCAAACACTGGTGGCATGGGAACTTATGCTCCAAATGTCGAAGCAGAAGTGTTCGTAGATAAAATCAAAAATAGCGTATTGGATAAAATTCTCACAGGATTAAAAGAAGAAAACATTGATTTTAGAGGATTGTTATTCATTGGATTTATGATTACAGACGATGGAATTTACGTTTTGGAATTTAACGCGAGATTTGGAGATCCTGAAACTCAAGTTGTGCTTGAACTTATAGACAACGATTTGTTAGATATAATGATGAAAACAAGTGAAGGAAAATTATCCGATGTCGATTTGAAAATAAATGACAACAAGGCGCTTTGCATTGTACTAAGTGCTGGTGGATATCCAGAAAGTTACGACAAGAATGATGAGATTACAATTTCTGATATGGATAGTTATGTTTTTCATGCAGGAACGAAAAAAGTCGACGGAAAAATCGTCACAAATGGCGGTCGTGTGTTAAATATTGTAAATTCAAAAAAGAATTTCGATGGTGTTATTAAGGCTTGTTATGAAGATATAGAAAAGGTGGATTTTAAAAACATGTATCACAGAACTGATATTGGTCCTAGAGTAAAAAGAGTTTATGTCAGAAAAAAAGACGAATACGATTATGAATCTAAGGAAAAGAAAAAGCAAATTGAAAACTTACTTGGAATTGATTTGGATAAATTCGTAATTTACAAGAGATACGATTTGGAAATTAGTGACGATAATTTGAAAAAAATTGTCGACACAGTTCTTAGCGAAAAATCTGTGGATGATGTGTTCTACGGAGAAGATGCGTTGAAATTACAAGCTGATATGAAAAACGCAATCGCTGTAGAATATTTACCAGGACAATTTGACCAAAGAAAACAAGGCGTTCTTGACACAATAAGCTTGATTTTGGATGAAGATGTCGACTGCAAGACTTCGACAGTTTACGAAATCGAAGGCGCTAGCAAACAAGATTTGGCAAAAATCGAAAAATATTTGGTAAACCCTGTTGACAGTCACAAGGTTAATTTGCTTGGTATTCCAACAACTTTGAAGCAAGAAAATCCAAAGAATTTGGAAAACGAAACATACACGAATTTCAGAAATATGAAGGATGACGAGCTTCAAAAATTTGTCGACGATCATTCGTTGGCGATGAATGACGAAGATTTGAAATGCATCAGAGATTATTTCAAATCAGAAGACAGGGATCCAAACGAAACAGAAATCAAGATTTTGGATACTTACTGGTCAGATCACTGTAGACACACAACTTTTAACACTTTCTTGGATATTGAATTTAATGCAAAGACCAAACTCGATGAAGCAATTCACAATAGTTTTGAAGAATATTTGAAAGTTAGAGAAGAATTAAAAATAGAAAAACCAATCAATCTTATGAGTTTCGGAACGATTTTATCCAAATACATGAGAAGCAAAAACGAGTTTGATGATTTGGAAATTTCATCAGAAATCAATGCTTGTTCTGTAAAAATCAAAGTTCGTGTAGAGGTAAATGGCGTTGACGAAACTAGAGATTACTTGTTGATGTTCAAAAACGAAACACACAATCATCCAACAGAAATCGAACCATTCGGTGGTGCAAGCACTTGCTTGGGTGGAGCAATAAGAGACCCACTAAGCGGAAGAGCATTTGTCTACCAAGCCATGAGAATCACAGGAGCTGGAAATCCTCTTACTTCATTGGAAGACACGATGGACGGCAAGCTTCCTCAAATTAAAATTACACAAGAAGCTGCGAAGGGATATTCTTCTTACGGAAACCAAATTGGTTTGGCAACTGGATTTGTAGATGAAATTTACCACGACGGATACGTTGCTAAGAGATTGGAATGCGGAGCTGTCATGGCTGCAGCGCCAATTGAAAATGTAAAAAGAATTGAACCTGAAAAAGGAGACATCGTAATCTTACTTGGCGGAAGAACTGGACGTGACGGAATTGGTGGAGCGACAGGTTCATCAAAAAGCCACAAAGTTACAAGTATCAAAACAGAATCTGCACAAGTTCAAAAAGGTAACGCACCTGAAGAAAGAAAAATCCAAAGACTTTTCAGAATTCCTGAGCTTGCAAGTTTGATCAAAAAATGTAACGACTTCGGAGCCGGTGGAGTGAGCGTTGCGATTGGTGAGCTTCACGATGGTGTAGATATTTATTTGGATAGAGTTCCATTGAAATACAAAGGTCTTAAACCATTTGAAATTGCCATCAGTGAATCACAAGAAAGAATGGCGTGTGTAATCGCAAAGAAAGATTTGGAAGAATTTGTAAAATACGCAGATGCAGAAAACATCGAAACGACAGTTGTTGCAGACATCACAGACACTAATAGAATGAGAATGTTCTACGACGAAGATTTGATTGCAGACATCAGCTACGATTTTATCAACACAAATGGTTCGGATAGAAACGCTGAAGTAGAAGTTGTATCAGAAGATGTCCCAGAAATTTTGACTGAAAAATGTTCCGATGCGAATAAATTCTACGAAAAAGTAAAACAACTCAACATCACATCCAAGAGAGATTTGATAGAAATGTTCGACTCCACAATCGGAAGAAACACAGTTATTAATCCAATGGGTGGTAAATTGCAATTGAATCCATCACAAGCGATGGTTGCAAAAATTCCTACAATGGATGGAATTATGAAAACTGTATCCATGATGAGCTACGGATTTGACGCTGATTTGTCCGTACAATCTCAATACTTGGGAGGATACTACGCAGTTGTAGAATCAATCAGTAAATTAATCGCATTGGGTTCAGATAAAAACTTAATCAGATTGACATTCCAAGAATATTACGAAAAAATGTTGGATAAAAAAATCTGGTCCAAACCATTGAAGGCACTACTTGGAGCGTTCACTGTTTCTAAGTATTTCAAAGCAATGCCAATAGGTGGAAAAGACAGTATGAGTGGAAACTTCGAAGACATCACAGTTCCACCAACAATGATTTCATTTGCAGTGACTCACGAAGATGTGGACAACATCATTACGAATGATTTGAAAGGCAAGGGCAAAATCGGTCTTGTGAGAACACCTTACGAAGAAGACGGAACATTGAACCTTGAAAAATTGGAAGAAAATTTCGATTTTATCACAGAACAAATCAGAAACAAAAACATAATTTCTGCGATTGCATTGGACAAAAAAGGTCTGTTGGCAAATATATTTGAACAATCTGTAGGAAATACTGGATTTAATATCAAATTTGATAATTTGTACAATCCAATGTACGGAAGTTTCGTAGTTGAATACATCGATGACGACGAAAATATAGAACACATCGGTGAATTTAGTGATGAAATCATCGTAAATGATGTCAAATTAGATTCAGAAAAATTACTAGAAGGCTACACTCAAGTTTTAAATAAAGTATTCACACCAAAAGAAAAAATCGAATACAAACCAATTGAAAACAAAAAAATCGAACAACGTAGAATGAAATCCAAGAAACCAACTGATACACCTCACGTTGTAATCTTGGCAGCTCCTGGAACAAACTGTGAATGGGATACATTGAACGCATTCAAAGAAAATGGAGCTGATGGAGAAATTGTTCTATTCAAAAACAGAAACCAAGAAGATATATTAAATTCTATCGATGTTTTGGCAGAAAAAATCAGAAAAGCGCAAATATTTGCCATTCCTGGAGGATTTTCACTAGGAGATGAGCCAGACGGATCAGCAAAGTTCTTGGCAAATATCTTAAGAAATGAGAAAATAAGTAGTGCGATAGATTATTTGTTGAACGAAAACGACGGATTGGTAATTGGAATTTGTAACGGATTCCAAGCCTTGGTGAAGACTGGACTTCTTCCTTATGGAAAAGTTACATCACCACAAGAAGACGATCCAAACTTGACATTTAACACAAACAGAAGACACATTGCAACTTTTGTAGATACATTATGCTTGACTAATAACAGTCCATGGACAAATGGAATTGACTTGAACAAAACTTACAGAATGCCGATTTCACACGGTGAAGGTAGATTTGTAATCAAAGAAGACAAACTCCAAGAACTTTTGGATAATGAACAAGTTTTCTCAGCTTACAAAATCTCTCCAAACGGATCGGACTACAATATCGAAGGAATTTTGTCCAGAGATGGTAAGATTTTGGGAAGAATGTGTCACACTGAAAGAATCGCAGACGATTTGTATAAAAATATTTACGACATCGACAAACAAAATATTTTTAGAAATGCAGTAGAATACTTCAAGGAGAAATAA